A portion of the Hyalangium minutum genome contains these proteins:
- a CDS encoding LysR family transcriptional regulator, producing MHDDLSGLTAFLTVARKRSFTAAATELRVTPSAVSQTLQALEKRVGVRLFQRTTRSVGLTEAGRQFLARLEPAMKGVQEAFESLGELRDRPAGLLRLTLPRYGYQEVLGPHLAAFLAAHPDIQVDIQLDDALVDIVKQGFDAGIRIGERMEREMIAIPVSDDIPMTVVGAPSYFATRGTPKHPRDLRHHDCINYRSRTTGGLYRWDLTDGGRRIEVAVEGRVVLDDAELWVDTAVSGLGLAFVPENRVRKLLAEKRLVRVLEPYCPTLPGFFLYYPSRTHVAPKLKALIDFLKVSRQSHRDPSR from the coding sequence ATGCACGACGACCTCTCCGGCCTCACGGCGTTCCTCACCGTGGCGCGCAAGCGAAGCTTCACCGCCGCGGCGACGGAGCTCCGGGTGACCCCTTCCGCGGTGAGCCAGACGCTTCAGGCACTCGAGAAGCGCGTGGGCGTGCGCCTCTTCCAGCGCACCACGCGCAGTGTTGGGCTCACCGAGGCGGGCAGGCAGTTCCTCGCACGGCTCGAGCCCGCGATGAAGGGGGTGCAGGAGGCGTTCGAATCCCTGGGAGAGCTGCGCGACCGTCCCGCGGGACTGCTGCGTCTGACGCTGCCGCGCTACGGCTACCAAGAGGTTCTCGGCCCCCACCTGGCCGCGTTCCTCGCGGCCCATCCCGATATCCAGGTGGACATCCAGCTCGACGACGCGCTGGTCGACATCGTCAAGCAGGGCTTCGACGCGGGCATCCGCATTGGCGAGCGGATGGAGCGGGAGATGATCGCCATCCCGGTGAGCGACGACATCCCCATGACCGTGGTGGGCGCCCCTTCTTACTTCGCGACACGCGGCACGCCGAAGCACCCCCGCGACCTGCGCCATCACGACTGCATCAACTACCGCAGCAGGACGACCGGGGGCCTCTACCGTTGGGACTTAACGGACGGTGGAAGACGCATCGAGGTCGCGGTCGAGGGCCGCGTGGTCCTCGATGATGCGGAGCTGTGGGTGGACACTGCGGTGTCCGGACTGGGGCTCGCCTTCGTCCCGGAAAATCGCGTGCGGAAGTTGCTGGCCGAGAAGCGCCTTGTGCGCGTGCTCGAGCCCTACTGCCCCACCCTGCCCGGCTTCTTCCTCTATTACCCGAGCCGGACGCACGTGGCGCCCAAGCTCAAGGCGCTCATCGACTTCCTCAAGGTGAGCCGCCAGAGCCACCGCGATCCATCGCGATGA
- a CDS encoding aldo/keto reductase, with product MEYRKLGHSGLKVSSLCLGTMTFGEPAEGSMMHGVAADQKTSFAIMDRALEAGINFWDTANVYGNDGLTERVLGQWFAQSKRRDEVVLATKFRFRMGKGPNDTGASRYQIRSAVEGSLRRLQTDRIDLYQVHMQDIDTPEEETLRALEDLVRQGKVLYIGASNYAAYRLVDSLWTSKTQHLSRYVALQAQYSLVSRELEREHVSVCEQFGLGILPWSPLAGGFLSGKYRKGQPPPDSSRLAKWKDRLAGFDTPRNWRTLEAVDAVAAELKASPSQVSLAWLLRKRAVTSVIFGARTVEQLEDNLKAAELKLDDAQMKRLDEASAPELGYPYDFMQRIQGRW from the coding sequence ATGGAGTACCGGAAGCTGGGGCACAGTGGGCTGAAGGTGTCGAGCCTGTGTCTGGGGACGATGACGTTTGGTGAGCCCGCCGAGGGCTCGATGATGCACGGGGTGGCGGCGGACCAGAAGACGTCCTTCGCGATCATGGACCGAGCGCTGGAGGCGGGTATCAACTTCTGGGACACGGCCAACGTCTATGGCAACGACGGGCTGACCGAGCGGGTGCTGGGTCAGTGGTTCGCCCAGTCCAAGCGGCGCGACGAGGTGGTGCTGGCCACCAAGTTCCGTTTCCGGATGGGCAAGGGCCCGAACGACACGGGCGCCTCGCGCTACCAGATCCGGTCCGCGGTGGAGGGCAGCCTGCGCCGGCTACAGACCGACCGCATCGATCTGTACCAGGTGCACATGCAGGACATCGACACGCCCGAGGAGGAGACGCTCCGGGCGCTGGAGGACCTGGTGCGCCAGGGGAAGGTGCTCTACATCGGCGCGAGCAACTACGCGGCGTACCGGCTGGTGGACAGCCTGTGGACGAGCAAGACACAGCACCTGTCTCGCTACGTGGCCTTGCAGGCCCAGTACAGCCTGGTGTCGCGCGAGCTGGAGCGAGAGCACGTGTCGGTGTGCGAGCAGTTCGGCCTGGGCATCCTGCCGTGGTCGCCGCTGGCCGGGGGCTTCCTGTCGGGCAAGTACCGCAAGGGCCAGCCGCCGCCGGACTCCTCGCGCTTGGCGAAGTGGAAGGACCGGCTGGCGGGGTTCGACACGCCTCGGAACTGGCGGACGCTGGAGGCGGTGGACGCAGTGGCTGCGGAGCTGAAGGCCTCGCCGTCTCAGGTGTCCCTGGCGTGGCTGCTGCGCAAGCGCGCCGTCACCTCGGTCATCTTCGGGGCGCGCACCGTGGAGCAGCTTGAGGACAACCTCAAGGCTGCCGAGCTGAAGCTGGATGACGCGCAGATGAAGCGGCTGGACGAGGCCAGCGCGCCGGAGCTGGGCTACCCCTACGACTTCATGCAGCGCATCCAAGGCCGATGGTAA
- a CDS encoding oxidoreductase, translated as MDTQGKVWFVTGSSSGFGRCIVEEVIERGGCVVATARNPRSLEDLVARAPERVLAVRLDVTKPEEIRDAISSAVERFGGIDVLVNNAGYSVVGAVEETSDEELRAAFEALFFGAVAVTRAVLPLMRERRSGTIVQVSSVAGLVTYPGVGAYSAAKHALEGLSESLAKEVEPHGVRVLIVEPGMFRTKLLGPSFRLMPEIEGYAAMVGPMRAYAKQSDGQQPGDPAKAAKAIVDAVAASTSTLRLPLGPDAPAAIREKLARVKEDVDRTEQLALSTGF; from the coding sequence ATGGACACACAGGGCAAGGTCTGGTTCGTCACGGGTTCGTCGTCGGGGTTCGGCCGCTGCATCGTGGAGGAAGTCATCGAGCGGGGAGGGTGCGTCGTCGCGACGGCCCGGAATCCACGCTCGCTGGAGGACTTGGTGGCGCGAGCACCGGAGCGCGTCCTCGCGGTCCGCCTCGATGTCACGAAACCCGAGGAGATTCGCGACGCCATCTCGTCAGCGGTGGAGCGCTTCGGTGGCATCGACGTTCTGGTGAACAACGCGGGCTACAGCGTGGTGGGCGCCGTGGAGGAGACGAGCGACGAGGAACTCAGGGCGGCGTTCGAGGCGCTGTTCTTCGGGGCGGTGGCAGTGACGCGCGCGGTGCTTCCCCTGATGCGGGAGCGTCGCTCGGGGACCATCGTCCAGGTGTCGAGCGTGGCTGGGCTCGTGACATACCCGGGCGTGGGAGCGTACAGCGCGGCCAAGCACGCCCTGGAGGGGTTGTCCGAGTCGCTCGCGAAAGAGGTCGAGCCCCATGGCGTGAGGGTGCTCATCGTCGAGCCGGGCATGTTCCGCACGAAGCTCCTGGGGCCTTCGTTCCGGCTGATGCCGGAGATAGAAGGGTACGCCGCGATGGTTGGACCGATGCGCGCCTACGCGAAGCAGTCCGACGGCCAGCAGCCGGGGGATCCTGCGAAGGCCGCGAAGGCCATCGTGGATGCGGTGGCCGCGAGTACCTCGACATTGCGCCTCCCCCTGGGACCCGATGCGCCCGCCGCAATCCGCGAGAAGCTCGCGCGGGTGAAGGAGGACGTGGACCGAACTGAGCAGCTCGCGCTCTCGACGGGGTTTTGA
- a CDS encoding RDD family protein: MGADGQDYCSVCDQRTPNLAERGDRFVANLVDSFILVLPFLGAGILGAILVRNGGSGGFAFLLGALGTLGVLGYQITLAQRGQSIGKRMRNIRVVRTDGSPASLGRILLLRNGIPAVIGSFCGIFGLIDALMIFGDERRCIHDMLADTKVVQGSPDSWNG, translated from the coding sequence GTGGGCGCGGATGGCCAGGACTACTGCTCTGTGTGCGACCAGCGCACGCCGAATCTCGCGGAGCGGGGGGATCGCTTCGTGGCCAACCTGGTGGACAGTTTCATCCTCGTTCTTCCGTTCCTGGGGGCGGGAATTCTCGGGGCCATCCTCGTGCGCAATGGGGGCTCTGGGGGCTTCGCCTTCCTTCTGGGGGCACTCGGGACCCTGGGGGTGCTCGGCTATCAGATCACGCTGGCCCAGCGTGGCCAGAGCATCGGCAAGCGCATGCGAAACATCCGAGTGGTCCGCACCGATGGGAGCCCGGCCTCCCTGGGCCGGATCCTGCTGCTGCGCAACGGCATCCCTGCGGTCATCGGCAGCTTCTGCGGGATCTTCGGCCTCATCGATGCGCTGATGATCTTCGGTGACGAGCGGCGCTGCATCCACGACATGCTGGCGGATACCAAGGTCGTCCAGGGCAGCCCTGACAGCTGGAACGGCTGA